Proteins encoded by one window of Cannabis sativa cultivar Pink pepper isolate KNU-18-1 chromosome 4, ASM2916894v1, whole genome shotgun sequence:
- the LOC115712070 gene encoding NAC domain-containing protein 37 isoform X1, whose amino-acid sequence MESMESSSVPPGFRFHPTDEELVGYYLRKKIASQKIDLDVIRDIDLYRIEPWDLQERCRIGYEEQNEWYFFSHKDKKYPTGTRTNRATMAGFWKATGRDKAVYDKARLIGMRKTLVFYKGRAPNGQKTDWIMHEYRLESDENGPPQEEGWVVCRAFKKRTTSNGQTKTIEGWESAGYFYDESSNGVSSVVADHHRRHHHHHHHQIDNYISRHNNNPQPHHPHHHHNQSFIMCKQELEGDSLLSFNNLLQQNHQFVQQLPQLESPSLPLKRPASSVSLVTEIVNEEDQHNNQDQSDDHIISNNNNNNTNKKKKVVTTDWRALDKFVASQLSQDDHEDHNNNNNNNSNNNESIFGVSSHDHHHHHEETDTTSFMLLAQSSIDEGNRLNAFLNSSSLDCDFGICIFEK is encoded by the exons ATGGAGTCCATGGAGTCAAGTAGTGTCCCACCTGGATTCAGATTCCATCCCACAGATGAAGAACTCGTTGGATATTATCTCAGGAAAAAAATAGCTTCTCAAAAGATCGATCTTGATGTTATTAGAGATATCGATCTTTACAGAATCGAACCATGGGATCTTCAAG AGAGATGTCGGATCGGATATGAAGAGCAGAATGAGTGGTATTTCTTTAGCCATAAAGATAAGAAGTATCCAACAGGAACAAGAACTAATAGAGCAACAATGGCTGGGTTTTGGAAAGCAACAGGAAGAGATAAGGCAGTTTATGATAAGGCAAGACTCATTGGAATGAGGAAAACTCTTGTTTTTTATAAAGGTAGAGCCCCTAATGGACAGAAAACTGATTGGATTATGCATGAATACAGACTTGAATCCGATGAGAATGGTCCTCCACAG gaaGAAGGATGGGTTGTATGCAGAGCATTCAAGAAGAGAACAACAAGCAATGGCCAAACTAAAACCATAGAAGGTTGGGAATCAGCAGGCTACTTCTACGACGAATCGAGCAATGGAGTGAGCTCAGTGGTCGCCGATCATCATCGtcgtcatcatcatcatcatcatcatcaaatcGATAATTACATCTCAAGGCACAACAACAATCCTCAACctcatcatcctcatcatcatcataaccAAAGCTTCATCATGTGTAAACAAGAATTAGAAGGAGATAGCTTATTAAGCTTCAACAATCTTCTGCAACAAAATCATCAATTTGTTCAGCAACTTCCTCAACTTGAGAGCCCTTCTCTTCCCTTAAAGAGGCCTGCAAGTTCGGTTTCTTTGGTAACAGAAATAGTCAACGAAGAAGATCAACATAATAATCAAGACCAAAGTGATGATCATATTAttagtaacaataataacaataatactaacaagaagaagaaagttGTTACAACTGATTGGAGAGCGTTGGACAAGTTTGTTGCTTCACAGTTGAGTCAAGATGATCACGAAgatcataacaataataataataataatagtaataataatgagTCAATATTTGGAGTTAGTAGtcatgatcatcatcatcatcatgaagAGACAGATACGACGTCGTTTATGTTGTTGGCTCAGAGTAGTATAGATGAAGGGAACAGATTGAATGCCTTCTTGAACTCCAGCTCCCTTGATTGTGACTTTGGGATTTGCATATTTGAGAAATGA
- the LOC115712070 gene encoding NAC domain-containing protein 37 isoform X2, with amino-acid sequence MESMESSSVPPGFRFHPTDEELVGYYLRKKIASQKIDLDVIRDIDLYRIEPWDLQERCRIGYEEQNEWYFFSHKDKKYPTGTRTNRATMAGFWKATGRDKAVYDKARLIGMRKTLVFYKGRAPNGQKTDWIMHEYRLESDENGPPQAKGWVVCRAFKKRTTSNGQTKTIEGWESAGYFYDESSNGVSSVVADHHRRHHHHHHHQIDNYISRHNNNPQPHHPHHHHNQSFIMCKQELEGDSLLSFNNLLQQNHQFVQQLPQLESPSLPLKRPASSVSLVTEIVNEEDQHNNQDQSDDHIISNNNNNNTNKKKKVVTTDWRALDKFVASQLSQDDHEDHNNNNNNNSNNNESIFGVSSHDHHHHHEETDTTSFMLLAQSSIDEGNRLNAFLNSSSLDCDFGICIFEK; translated from the exons ATGGAGTCCATGGAGTCAAGTAGTGTCCCACCTGGATTCAGATTCCATCCCACAGATGAAGAACTCGTTGGATATTATCTCAGGAAAAAAATAGCTTCTCAAAAGATCGATCTTGATGTTATTAGAGATATCGATCTTTACAGAATCGAACCATGGGATCTTCAAG AGAGATGTCGGATCGGATATGAAGAGCAGAATGAGTGGTATTTCTTTAGCCATAAAGATAAGAAGTATCCAACAGGAACAAGAACTAATAGAGCAACAATGGCTGGGTTTTGGAAAGCAACAGGAAGAGATAAGGCAGTTTATGATAAGGCAAGACTCATTGGAATGAGGAAAACTCTTGTTTTTTATAAAGGTAGAGCCCCTAATGGACAGAAAACTGATTGGATTATGCATGAATACAGACTTGAATCCGATGAGAATGGTCCTCCACAGGCAA AAGGATGGGTTGTATGCAGAGCATTCAAGAAGAGAACAACAAGCAATGGCCAAACTAAAACCATAGAAGGTTGGGAATCAGCAGGCTACTTCTACGACGAATCGAGCAATGGAGTGAGCTCAGTGGTCGCCGATCATCATCGtcgtcatcatcatcatcatcatcatcaaatcGATAATTACATCTCAAGGCACAACAACAATCCTCAACctcatcatcctcatcatcatcataaccAAAGCTTCATCATGTGTAAACAAGAATTAGAAGGAGATAGCTTATTAAGCTTCAACAATCTTCTGCAACAAAATCATCAATTTGTTCAGCAACTTCCTCAACTTGAGAGCCCTTCTCTTCCCTTAAAGAGGCCTGCAAGTTCGGTTTCTTTGGTAACAGAAATAGTCAACGAAGAAGATCAACATAATAATCAAGACCAAAGTGATGATCATATTAttagtaacaataataacaataatactaacaagaagaagaaagttGTTACAACTGATTGGAGAGCGTTGGACAAGTTTGTTGCTTCACAGTTGAGTCAAGATGATCACGAAgatcataacaataataataataataatagtaataataatgagTCAATATTTGGAGTTAGTAGtcatgatcatcatcatcatcatgaagAGACAGATACGACGTCGTTTATGTTGTTGGCTCAGAGTAGTATAGATGAAGGGAACAGATTGAATGCCTTCTTGAACTCCAGCTCCCTTGATTGTGACTTTGGGATTTGCATATTTGAGAAATGA